The Henckelia pumila isolate YLH828 chromosome 2, ASM3356847v2, whole genome shotgun sequence genome includes a window with the following:
- the LOC140882967 gene encoding uncharacterized protein isoform X3, producing MEIGHCFLDGNADAVEFCPHESFYNVLAASTYVLQEGDQPSRSGSVTLFDIDADADANANAGKLQLIQRLETSGIFDMKWSLGAGEGLGPPLLAQADADGWLKICGLHDCDSNGSEMRGIHLKEMCGKYISSSMCLCVDWNPSATSMVVGLSNGSVSIISLEDSEFDILHEWKAHEFELWAASFDVHQPMLVYTGSDDCTFSCWDLRNDPSKLVFRNTKVHKMGICCIAKSPTDSNILLTGSYDEQLRIWDVRSTSKPVSDSSIGLGGGVWRIKHHPSISGLVLAACMHNGFAILKIKDDQAQVVETCDKHGSLAYGADWQRGDSFVDGKRRSSAVATCSFYDRLVRVWTPKVHMFV from the exons ATGGAAATCGGGCATTGCTTCTTAGATGGAAATGCAGATGCCGTAGAGTTCTGTCCCCACGAGTCATTCTACAACGTGCTTGCGGCTTCAACTTATGTTCTTCAAGAGGGCGATCAGCCTAGTCGATCAGGTTCTGTAACACTTTTTGACATTGATGCCGATGCCGATGCCAATGCCAATGCCGGGAAGCTTCAGTTGATTCAGAGATTGGAAACTTCAGGAATCTTTGATATGAAGTGGAGTCTAGGAGCCGGGGAAGGTCTGGGGCCCCCTTTGCTTGCTCAAGCAGATGCTGATGGCTGGCTTAAGATATGTGGTTTGCATGACTGTGATTCAAATGGCTCGGAAATGCGCG GGATTCATTTGAAAGAAATGTGTGGCAAATACATCAGTTCTTCCATGTGTCTGTGCGTTGACTGGAATCCCTCTGCAACATCCATGGTTGTTGGCCTTTCGAATGGGTCGGTCTCTATAATCTCCCTAGAGGACTCTGAATTTGACATCTTACACGAATGGAAAGCTCATGAATTTGAACTGTGGGCCGCTTCTTTTGATGTCCACCAACCAATGTTGGTGTACACAGGTTCAGATGACTGCACGTTTAGCTGTTGGGATTTAAGAAATGACCCTTCAAAATTAGTTTTCCGGAACACGAAAGTTCACAAAATGGGTATTTGTTGTATCGCGAAAAGCCCTACTGACTCTAATATTTTGCTTACCGGTAGTTATGATGAACAACTTAGGATATGGGATGTCAGATCAACATCGAAACCGGTAAGCGATTCTTCGATAGGCCTAGGCGGAGGAGTCTGGAGAATCAAGCACCACCCTTCTATTTCTGGCCTGGTTTTGGCGGCATGTATGCACAATGGATTtgctattttgaaaattaaagacGATCAAGCCCAAGTGGTTGAGACTTGTGACAAGCACGGTTCTCTTGCTTATGGAGCAGATTGGCAAAGAGGTGATTCATTTGTTGATGGGAAAAGGAGGAGTTCAGCAGTTGCAACTTGCTCGTTTTATGATCGACTCGTTCGTGTATGGACACCAAAAGTTCATATGTTTGTATGA
- the LOC140882967 gene encoding uncharacterized protein isoform X1 translates to MVVPLHLHSLLPSVTSCWPSSLSPNTPTVDRRSFQHKTHQIRRPWTAVAFNTKPTDRQSFPLLELAHATAVWLLVSSLPYQITNQFPALSIGTYMEIGHCFLDGNADAVEFCPHESFYNVLAASTYVLQEGDQPSRSGSVTLFDIDADADANANAGKLQLIQRLETSGIFDMKWSLGAGEGLGPPLLAQADADGWLKICGLHDCDSNGSEMRGIHLKEMCGKYISSSMCLCVDWNPSATSMVVGLSNGSVSIISLEDSEFDILHEWKAHEFELWAASFDVHQPMLVYTGSDDCTFSCWDLRNDPSKLVFRNTKVHKMGICCIAKSPTDSNILLTGSYDEQLRIWDVRSTSKPVSDSSIGLGGGVWRIKHHPSISGLVLAACMHNGFAILKIKDDQAQVVETCDKHGSLAYGADWQRGDSFVDGKRRSSAVATCSFYDRLVRVWTPKVHMFV, encoded by the exons ATGGTGGTACCGCTGCATCTTCACTCTCTTCTTCCAAG CGTTACTTCATGCTGGCCTAGCTCACTCTCACCAAATACGCCGACCGTGGACCGCCGTAGCTTTCAACACAAAACCCACCAAATACGCCGACCGTGGACCGCCGTAGCTTTCAACACAAAACCCACCGACCGCCAATCTTTCCCCCTCCTCGAACTCGCTCACGCCACTGCTGTTTGGCTTCTCGTCTCCTCACTGCCATACCAAATTACAAACCAATTTCCAGCACTGTCCATAG GTACATATATGGAAATCGGGCATTGCTTCTTAGATGGAAATGCAGATGCCGTAGAGTTCTGTCCCCACGAGTCATTCTACAACGTGCTTGCGGCTTCAACTTATGTTCTTCAAGAGGGCGATCAGCCTAGTCGATCAGGTTCTGTAACACTTTTTGACATTGATGCCGATGCCGATGCCAATGCCAATGCCGGGAAGCTTCAGTTGATTCAGAGATTGGAAACTTCAGGAATCTTTGATATGAAGTGGAGTCTAGGAGCCGGGGAAGGTCTGGGGCCCCCTTTGCTTGCTCAAGCAGATGCTGATGGCTGGCTTAAGATATGTGGTTTGCATGACTGTGATTCAAATGGCTCGGAAATGCGCG GGATTCATTTGAAAGAAATGTGTGGCAAATACATCAGTTCTTCCATGTGTCTGTGCGTTGACTGGAATCCCTCTGCAACATCCATGGTTGTTGGCCTTTCGAATGGGTCGGTCTCTATAATCTCCCTAGAGGACTCTGAATTTGACATCTTACACGAATGGAAAGCTCATGAATTTGAACTGTGGGCCGCTTCTTTTGATGTCCACCAACCAATGTTGGTGTACACAGGTTCAGATGACTGCACGTTTAGCTGTTGGGATTTAAGAAATGACCCTTCAAAATTAGTTTTCCGGAACACGAAAGTTCACAAAATGGGTATTTGTTGTATCGCGAAAAGCCCTACTGACTCTAATATTTTGCTTACCGGTAGTTATGATGAACAACTTAGGATATGGGATGTCAGATCAACATCGAAACCGGTAAGCGATTCTTCGATAGGCCTAGGCGGAGGAGTCTGGAGAATCAAGCACCACCCTTCTATTTCTGGCCTGGTTTTGGCGGCATGTATGCACAATGGATTtgctattttgaaaattaaagacGATCAAGCCCAAGTGGTTGAGACTTGTGACAAGCACGGTTCTCTTGCTTATGGAGCAGATTGGCAAAGAGGTGATTCATTTGTTGATGGGAAAAGGAGGAGTTCAGCAGTTGCAACTTGCTCGTTTTATGATCGACTCGTTCGTGTATGGACACCAAAAGTTCATATGTTTGTATGA
- the LOC140882967 gene encoding uncharacterized protein isoform X2 yields the protein MVVPLHLHSLLPSSLSPNTPTVDRRSFQHKTHQIRRPWTAVAFNTKPTDRQSFPLLELAHATAVWLLVSSLPYQITNQFPALSIGTYMEIGHCFLDGNADAVEFCPHESFYNVLAASTYVLQEGDQPSRSGSVTLFDIDADADANANAGKLQLIQRLETSGIFDMKWSLGAGEGLGPPLLAQADADGWLKICGLHDCDSNGSEMRGIHLKEMCGKYISSSMCLCVDWNPSATSMVVGLSNGSVSIISLEDSEFDILHEWKAHEFELWAASFDVHQPMLVYTGSDDCTFSCWDLRNDPSKLVFRNTKVHKMGICCIAKSPTDSNILLTGSYDEQLRIWDVRSTSKPVSDSSIGLGGGVWRIKHHPSISGLVLAACMHNGFAILKIKDDQAQVVETCDKHGSLAYGADWQRGDSFVDGKRRSSAVATCSFYDRLVRVWTPKVHMFV from the exons ATGGTGGTACCGCTGCATCTTCACTCTCTTCTTCCAAG CTCACTCTCACCAAATACGCCGACCGTGGACCGCCGTAGCTTTCAACACAAAACCCACCAAATACGCCGACCGTGGACCGCCGTAGCTTTCAACACAAAACCCACCGACCGCCAATCTTTCCCCCTCCTCGAACTCGCTCACGCCACTGCTGTTTGGCTTCTCGTCTCCTCACTGCCATACCAAATTACAAACCAATTTCCAGCACTGTCCATAG GTACATATATGGAAATCGGGCATTGCTTCTTAGATGGAAATGCAGATGCCGTAGAGTTCTGTCCCCACGAGTCATTCTACAACGTGCTTGCGGCTTCAACTTATGTTCTTCAAGAGGGCGATCAGCCTAGTCGATCAGGTTCTGTAACACTTTTTGACATTGATGCCGATGCCGATGCCAATGCCAATGCCGGGAAGCTTCAGTTGATTCAGAGATTGGAAACTTCAGGAATCTTTGATATGAAGTGGAGTCTAGGAGCCGGGGAAGGTCTGGGGCCCCCTTTGCTTGCTCAAGCAGATGCTGATGGCTGGCTTAAGATATGTGGTTTGCATGACTGTGATTCAAATGGCTCGGAAATGCGCG GGATTCATTTGAAAGAAATGTGTGGCAAATACATCAGTTCTTCCATGTGTCTGTGCGTTGACTGGAATCCCTCTGCAACATCCATGGTTGTTGGCCTTTCGAATGGGTCGGTCTCTATAATCTCCCTAGAGGACTCTGAATTTGACATCTTACACGAATGGAAAGCTCATGAATTTGAACTGTGGGCCGCTTCTTTTGATGTCCACCAACCAATGTTGGTGTACACAGGTTCAGATGACTGCACGTTTAGCTGTTGGGATTTAAGAAATGACCCTTCAAAATTAGTTTTCCGGAACACGAAAGTTCACAAAATGGGTATTTGTTGTATCGCGAAAAGCCCTACTGACTCTAATATTTTGCTTACCGGTAGTTATGATGAACAACTTAGGATATGGGATGTCAGATCAACATCGAAACCGGTAAGCGATTCTTCGATAGGCCTAGGCGGAGGAGTCTGGAGAATCAAGCACCACCCTTCTATTTCTGGCCTGGTTTTGGCGGCATGTATGCACAATGGATTtgctattttgaaaattaaagacGATCAAGCCCAAGTGGTTGAGACTTGTGACAAGCACGGTTCTCTTGCTTATGGAGCAGATTGGCAAAGAGGTGATTCATTTGTTGATGGGAAAAGGAGGAGTTCAGCAGTTGCAACTTGCTCGTTTTATGATCGACTCGTTCGTGTATGGACACCAAAAGTTCATATGTTTGTATGA